A window of Candidatus Zixiibacteriota bacterium contains these coding sequences:
- a CDS encoding NfeD family protein — METLFWIWLAAAGVFLILELVTPTMIFICFVVGAIVAAIFAQIWPEYYYWQIAIFAVLSSALIPLTRRFARKISVTPPQVSSVDRMIGQAALVTERIDPDLGGKIRFEGEIWQARADRHIEVNTKVKVTSVAGTRVFVEPID; from the coding sequence ATGGAAACCTTGTTCTGGATCTGGCTGGCCGCCGCCGGGGTCTTTCTGATCCTCGAGCTGGTTACCCCAACCATGATCTTCATCTGCTTCGTGGTCGGCGCGATTGTCGCCGCGATTTTCGCCCAGATCTGGCCGGAGTACTACTACTGGCAGATCGCGATTTTCGCCGTCCTCTCGTCCGCGCTGATCCCGCTGACCCGTCGCTTCGCCCGCAAGATATCGGTGACTCCGCCGCAGGTGTCCAGTGTCGACCGGATGATCGGCCAGGCCGCGCTGGTCACCGAGCGGATCGACCCCGACCTGGGCGGCAAGATCCGGTTCGAGGGCGAAATCTGGCAGGCGCGCGCCGACCGCCACATCGAAGTCAACACCAAAGTCAAAGTGACCTCGGTTGCCGGTACCCGGGTGTTCGTTGAGCCCATTGATTAA
- a CDS encoding SPFH domain-containing protein, with protein MIIVIVVLAFALVTMSVRIVRPYEKGLVERLGKFQRVLEPGLNLILPFFDTVQKVDMREVVIDVPAQLVITKDNVGVEVDAIIYFQVTDPFRSRYEIYNYVHAATKLAQTNLRNVIGEMDLDACLSSRDQINLQLRNVMDTATDKWGVKVNRIELQRIDPPADITDAMSRQMKAERDKRATILEAEAVRQADITKAEGSKMAQILEAEGAAEAVKRKADAERYRQIAVAEGEGKAIATVFGAIHEGRPDDKLITLKYLEMLPHLAQGSANKIFLPYEASGIMAALSAMVEGIKPGGGADAMKKSPTAGAAGA; from the coding sequence CTGATAATCGTCATCGTGGTGCTGGCGTTCGCGCTGGTCACCATGTCGGTGCGCATTGTTCGCCCCTATGAGAAGGGGCTGGTGGAGAGGCTGGGAAAATTCCAAAGAGTGCTCGAACCCGGTCTGAACCTGATCCTCCCGTTTTTCGACACTGTCCAGAAAGTCGATATGCGTGAGGTGGTAATCGATGTCCCCGCGCAACTGGTGATCACCAAGGACAATGTCGGGGTCGAGGTCGACGCCATCATTTACTTCCAGGTTACCGATCCGTTCCGCTCGCGCTACGAGATCTACAATTATGTCCATGCCGCCACCAAACTGGCGCAGACCAATCTGCGTAACGTTATCGGCGAGATGGATCTCGACGCCTGTCTGTCGTCGCGTGACCAGATCAACCTGCAGCTGCGCAATGTCATGGACACCGCCACCGACAAGTGGGGAGTGAAGGTCAACCGGATCGAACTGCAGCGAATCGATCCGCCGGCTGATATCACCGACGCCATGAGCCGCCAGATGAAAGCGGAGCGCGACAAGCGGGCCACTATCCTTGAGGCCGAAGCAGTCAGGCAGGCCGATATTACGAAGGCTGAGGGCTCGAAGATGGCGCAGATTCTCGAGGCCGAGGGTGCGGCGGAGGCGGTCAAGCGCAAGGCCGACGCCGAGCGGTACCGTCAGATCGCCGTTGCCGAGGGCGAGGGGAAGGCGATTGCGACTGTTTTCGGCGCCATCCACGAAGGCCGTCCGGACGATAAGCTGATAACGCTCAAGTACTTGGAAATGCTGCCCCATCTGGCGCAGGGGAGCGCCAACAAGATTTTCCTGCCGTACGAAGCAAGCGGGATAATGGCGGCGCTTTCGGCGATGGTGGAGGGGATAAAACCGGGCGGCGGCGCTGATGCAATGAAGAAATCTCCAACGGCCGGGGCGGCGGGCGCGTAA
- a CDS encoding TaqI-like C-terminal specificity domain-containing protein yields the protein MKRCVNPKKQAPAAEAAPTADTHRFDLAFEEVGKLVRAFAENESHYRSGKYSEAEARKDFIDKFWIALGWDVNHDTQTNPYEQEVKVERNVHTSGSQRRADYAFYLAPNFHDVRFFVEAKKPSADIETAQNYFQVIRYGWNSQTPLAVLTDFEQFHVLDCRYRPDNDTALLSSVWKFHYTEYADHEKFRRIYWLFSREAVADASIEKRAAELPRPPGRAARRGLARGGYQSIDESFLAQLDEFREALARSLKLRNPDLSGDALTEISQRTLDRLVFLRFLEDKGIEPERLVEHFGKRRSAWEDFTAAGRRLDSIYNGIVYKRHDIIDGGGLAVDDEVFARICRDLAHANSPYDFNAIPIHILGSIYERFLGKVITATPRRAKVEEKPEVRKAGGVYYTPEYIVRYIVDNTVGKLIEGKTPEQIAKMRFADISCGSGSFLLGVFDCLLNYHGQYYNQNPDKARKGDCAPINGRLHLTLKKKREILLNNIYGVDIDAQAVEVCQLSLYLKLLQEETEASTRQYALDFLHQSKMKKLLPDLSKNIVCGNSLIGRDINGDLFEEVEKKLNPMDFEDAFPHVMKAGGFDAVVGNPPYVRIQTIRESVPVVLEYLPHHYRAATRGNYDIYVVFVEKGLRILNTSGQLGFILPHKFFNAKYGQPLRAMLADGRHLTQVVHFGDTQVFAGATTYTSLLFLSKSASESFIFTSVEDLGVWLRSESHEPLQMNANQVTAAPWSFVADQAATLLNRISEVSPKLGEISHTFVGTQTSCDSVFVLENCSRAGGFIEGDSRALSRRVRVERQCVVPFLHGKDIRRFMPLASDSYLICPYEIAEDSSALFTEKTFRNRFPLAYEYLLANKSTLAAREKGRIHVDKWFAFGYPKSMSLFQNTKIVVPDYNDQASFTIDSEGHFFKTGYGVILRDQRTSLYFVLGLLNSKLLFWFLKSTGTALRGGYVRFWSQYIERLPIYVPESSQHVERKLHDSVVAKVQTILEAKKLLARAKTEKDKTYYEKKCASLDRQIDKLVYELYGLTDEEIAIVECATTAE from the coding sequence ATGAAACGGTGCGTCAATCCGAAGAAACAGGCTCCCGCGGCAGAAGCTGCACCAACGGCTGACACTCACAGGTTTGACTTGGCCTTCGAGGAGGTCGGCAAGCTGGTGCGAGCCTTTGCCGAGAACGAATCGCATTACAGGTCGGGTAAATACAGCGAAGCGGAAGCCCGCAAGGATTTCATCGACAAGTTCTGGATCGCTCTCGGTTGGGACGTCAACCACGATACGCAGACGAATCCGTATGAGCAGGAAGTCAAAGTCGAACGCAACGTCCACACCAGCGGAAGCCAGCGCCGCGCCGACTACGCTTTTTACCTGGCCCCGAATTTTCACGACGTTCGGTTCTTTGTCGAAGCCAAGAAGCCTTCCGCCGATATTGAGACGGCACAGAACTACTTCCAGGTAATCCGGTACGGCTGGAACAGTCAAACGCCCCTGGCGGTGCTCACCGACTTTGAGCAATTCCACGTACTCGATTGCCGGTACCGTCCGGATAATGATACGGCCCTTCTAAGTTCAGTCTGGAAGTTCCACTATACCGAGTACGCCGATCACGAGAAGTTCCGGCGAATTTACTGGCTGTTTTCCCGGGAAGCGGTTGCCGACGCGTCAATTGAAAAGAGGGCTGCCGAACTACCAAGGCCACCAGGGAGGGCGGCTCGGCGAGGCCTCGCGCGCGGCGGGTACCAGAGCATCGATGAGTCTTTTCTCGCCCAACTGGATGAGTTCCGGGAAGCCCTGGCGCGGAGCTTAAAGCTCCGCAACCCGGACCTTTCCGGTGATGCGCTAACAGAAATCTCTCAGCGCACACTCGATCGCCTCGTATTTCTTCGCTTTCTCGAGGACAAAGGGATAGAACCGGAGCGCCTGGTCGAGCATTTCGGGAAAAGGCGCTCGGCGTGGGAGGACTTCACCGCTGCCGGCCGGCGCCTTGATAGCATTTACAACGGCATCGTATACAAGCGGCATGACATCATTGACGGGGGCGGACTTGCCGTAGACGACGAAGTGTTTGCTCGAATCTGCCGGGATCTCGCACACGCCAACTCACCATACGATTTTAACGCAATCCCCATTCATATCCTCGGCTCGATCTACGAACGATTTCTCGGCAAGGTCATCACTGCTACACCCAGGAGAGCGAAGGTCGAGGAGAAACCGGAAGTCCGCAAGGCGGGGGGCGTCTACTACACACCGGAATATATCGTCCGCTACATCGTCGACAACACCGTAGGAAAACTAATAGAAGGGAAGACGCCTGAGCAGATTGCAAAGATGCGGTTCGCTGACATCTCATGCGGCAGCGGCTCATTCCTGCTTGGCGTGTTCGATTGCCTGCTCAACTATCATGGGCAGTACTACAACCAGAATCCGGATAAGGCGCGCAAGGGCGATTGCGCGCCCATCAACGGACGCCTCCACCTGACCTTGAAGAAGAAGCGTGAAATCCTTCTCAATAACATCTATGGGGTGGATATCGATGCACAGGCGGTCGAAGTGTGCCAGCTTTCGCTTTACCTGAAACTGCTGCAGGAGGAAACCGAGGCAAGCACCCGCCAGTATGCTCTTGATTTCCTGCACCAGTCTAAGATGAAGAAGCTGCTGCCGGATCTGAGTAAGAACATAGTTTGCGGCAACTCGCTGATCGGGAGGGATATCAACGGGGATCTGTTTGAGGAAGTGGAGAAGAAACTCAATCCGATGGATTTTGAGGACGCGTTTCCTCACGTGATGAAAGCGGGCGGTTTCGACGCGGTGGTAGGGAATCCGCCGTATGTTCGGATTCAAACAATTCGGGAATCCGTACCAGTGGTTTTGGAATACCTTCCTCATCATTATCGAGCGGCGACTAGGGGAAACTATGACATCTATGTCGTTTTCGTAGAAAAGGGGTTGCGTATCCTAAACACAAGCGGTCAATTGGGTTTCATTCTTCCCCACAAGTTCTTTAATGCGAAATACGGTCAACCCCTACGTGCCATGTTGGCTGACGGCAGACACCTGACACAGGTTGTTCACTTCGGAGACACTCAAGTCTTTGCTGGAGCCACTACGTATACATCGCTATTATTCTTGAGCAAGAGTGCCAGTGAGTCATTCATCTTCACTAGCGTTGAAGACTTGGGTGTTTGGCTCCGTTCAGAATCTCATGAACCCTTGCAAATGAACGCTAACCAAGTGACAGCTGCACCTTGGAGTTTTGTCGCGGATCAGGCAGCTACCCTCCTCAATAGAATCTCCGAAGTGTCTCCTAAGTTGGGCGAGATTTCACACACATTCGTTGGCACGCAGACGAGTTGCGACAGTGTCTTCGTCTTGGAGAACTGTTCTAGAGCCGGCGGATTTATCGAGGGCGATTCCAGGGCGTTATCACGGCGAGTCAGGGTCGAACGTCAGTGTGTGGTCCCCTTTCTGCATGGCAAGGACATAAGGCGTTTTATGCCGCTGGCAAGCGATTCATACCTCATTTGTCCTTATGAAATAGCAGAAGACAGCAGCGCACTATTCACTGAGAAGACCTTTCGCAATAGGTTCCCCCTTGCTTATGAGTACCTACTTGCAAACAAGAGTACTCTGGCGGCTCGAGAGAAGGGCAGAATTCATGTGGATAAGTGGTTCGCGTTCGGGTATCCCAAGAGTATGTCGTTATTCCAGAACACGAAGATTGTCGTGCCGGATTACAATGACCAAGCTTCCTTCACCATTGATAGCGAAGGTCACTTCTTCAAGACTGGATACGGTGTTATTCTAAGAGATCAAAGAACATCCTTGTACTTTGTACTTGGCTTGTTGAATTCAAAACTGCTGTTCTGGTTTCTAAAGAGCACCGGGACTGCGCTGCGGGGTGGCTATGTCAGGTTTTGGTCACAGTACATCGAGCGACTCCCTATTTATGTACCTGAAAGTTCCCAACACGTTGAGAGAAAACTCCATGACAGTGTGGTGGCAAAAGTCCAGACCATACTGGAAGCCAAAAAACTGCTTGCCCGAGCCAAAACAGAAAAAGACAAAACCTACTACGAAAAAAAATGCGCCAGCCTCGACCGCCAGATCGATAAGCTCGTGTACGAACTCTACGGCCTAACCGATGAGGAAATCGCCATCGTAGAGTGTGCAACCACGGCCGAATAG
- a CDS encoding tetratricopeptide repeat protein — protein sequence MTSRENISKAALVATLAFVVLALANEPGGMWGLGHLHYLGEYSWYYLGALVLLSLYLAFGPLPSAALERAADIKARLLWGKSPLPRVLCAAVLTAIFYFFRVGTAFLGDGYYLLNVFGRNEGYAIIWEKPLAIWTIKLLQGLYGGYTYWTSLWAFQTVSIAAGFFVVYNFIVISGLISNSAKGRLLSAGTMIGSGWILLYFGHIEYYPLLWLAGSFFVRYALAFTISGKSFWAAILWFVIAVGAHIQAVYFLPGVLYLIALKIAPHAMKRTPDRAAIVFVTLTIAAVLAAVAAMPAHAGQGANPFMTLLPFNAEFPNYAVLSLSNLLEISNLIFLCIPSFLLLLAMALTGERTSADNTSRLLALFAVGSLAFLCTIDPKLGLARDFDLMSLTLFPPLLLLLYRVERKSAVPLRVWLYGTILSLMLTGSYLAAICSNQSSIVRAHDLLQYYETKSKRAWQSFEKFLEADGHTELAEVVQIEINALFPEEAKYQTVMSLVANNKLAEAELLLKGLIQAQPDNGEFLAALADIRAAQGDFKQVRVLMGKAIRTHPNHHNYMKLGQACLIERDFAAAIDALDRAYKLAPSSEEVVTELTKACFFAGRLQRARELTAKVLAINPNSADGNIISMMLLAQDGRKEEAARHYRWFLQNAQDHPDYEAIKESYKDLAPTGR from the coding sequence ATGACCTCCCGAGAAAACATCTCCAAAGCAGCTCTTGTTGCCACCCTCGCCTTCGTCGTGCTCGCGCTTGCCAACGAGCCCGGCGGTATGTGGGGGCTGGGACATCTGCATTACCTCGGCGAGTATTCGTGGTACTATCTCGGCGCGTTGGTATTGCTATCGCTTTATCTGGCATTTGGCCCACTGCCGAGCGCGGCACTCGAGCGCGCCGCCGACATCAAGGCCCGCCTGCTGTGGGGCAAATCGCCCCTCCCGAGGGTTTTGTGTGCGGCGGTATTAACAGCCATCTTCTACTTCTTCCGTGTCGGAACCGCGTTCCTCGGCGACGGCTACTACCTGCTGAACGTATTCGGGCGAAACGAGGGTTATGCTATTATCTGGGAGAAGCCACTGGCGATCTGGACTATCAAGCTGCTGCAGGGCCTCTACGGCGGATACACCTACTGGACGTCGCTTTGGGCGTTCCAGACCGTGAGTATCGCCGCCGGGTTCTTCGTGGTGTACAATTTCATCGTCATATCAGGGCTGATCAGTAATTCGGCTAAGGGACGGCTGTTGAGTGCGGGGACGATGATCGGTTCAGGTTGGATACTGCTGTATTTCGGCCACATCGAGTACTACCCGCTCCTCTGGCTGGCGGGGTCGTTTTTTGTCCGCTACGCGCTCGCGTTTACGATCAGCGGCAAGTCGTTCTGGGCGGCGATACTCTGGTTTGTGATCGCGGTTGGGGCGCACATTCAGGCGGTCTATTTCCTGCCGGGAGTGCTGTACCTGATCGCTCTGAAGATTGCTCCGCACGCGATGAAACGTACGCCCGACCGCGCGGCGATCGTTTTCGTGACGCTTACGATTGCCGCAGTTCTCGCGGCTGTGGCAGCCATGCCGGCACATGCCGGGCAAGGCGCGAATCCGTTCATGACGCTCCTGCCGTTCAATGCCGAGTTTCCCAACTACGCGGTGCTCTCGCTGAGCAATCTTCTCGAGATAAGCAACTTGATCTTCCTCTGCATACCGTCGTTTCTGCTCCTCCTGGCGATGGCACTAACCGGCGAGCGCACTAGCGCCGACAATACCAGCCGCCTGTTGGCGCTGTTCGCTGTCGGCTCGCTCGCTTTCCTGTGCACCATTGATCCGAAACTCGGCCTGGCACGCGATTTCGACCTGATGTCACTCACACTGTTCCCCCCGCTTCTGTTGCTGCTCTACCGGGTCGAACGCAAGTCGGCCGTGCCGCTGCGGGTGTGGCTCTACGGCACAATTTTGTCCCTCATGCTGACTGGCTCCTATCTGGCGGCGATTTGCTCGAACCAGAGTTCCATTGTCCGCGCCCACGACCTGCTTCAGTATTACGAGACGAAAAGCAAGCGGGCGTGGCAGTCGTTTGAGAAGTTTCTCGAAGCCGACGGCCATACCGAGCTGGCGGAAGTCGTGCAGATAGAGATAAACGCGCTTTTCCCCGAGGAGGCTAAGTATCAGACCGTGATGAGTCTGGTCGCGAACAACAAGCTGGCCGAGGCGGAGCTGCTGCTCAAGGGTCTGATCCAGGCCCAGCCGGATAACGGCGAGTTTCTGGCGGCGCTGGCTGATATCAGGGCGGCGCAGGGGGATTTCAAGCAGGTCAGGGTGCTGATGGGGAAAGCGATTCGCACGCATCCGAATCATCATAACTACATGAAACTCGGCCAGGCCTGCCTGATCGAGCGGGATTTCGCCGCGGCTATCGACGCTCTCGACCGAGCCTACAAGCTGGCGCCCAGTTCCGAGGAAGTGGTGACCGAATTGACCAAGGCCTGTTTCTTTGCCGGCCGACTGCAGCGCGCCCGGGAGCTGACCGCGAAGGTTCTTGCGATCAATCCGAATTCTGCCGACGGCAACATCATCAGCATGATGCTTCTCGCGCAGGACGGCCGCAAAGAGGAGGCGGCCCGCCACTACCGGTGGTTCCTTCAGAACGCGCAGGATCACCCGGACTACGAGGCGATCAAAGAAAGCTACAAGGACCTGGCGCCGACGGGGCGGTAA